From the genome of Lineus longissimus chromosome 8, tnLinLong1.2, whole genome shotgun sequence, one region includes:
- the LOC135492473 gene encoding uncharacterized protein LOC135492473 isoform X2: MLSRERGSRERGSRERGSANVTEQTKADIKRKELEFIKRKESLLSPKGRAKRAQKKLDPDFADANESKKVTPSTSSRNPSAVMKKDAEKKKVLGQANKNREILEKIRQKHSLKQSSDGPAVDRGNPVKPLSVSTSSGRSSSSQKTEKHSNKTPTTTSKSDSKSNNHQTKRHHVEVHENEKKNQHQEQLRSQPKRLKGSSGVTTYAESSETSDEEGRLVDLGADRLAFKVMALRREKARLQEHVKEYQEMNYVLQKELPELIKTNSKCKECQGKMRKQPRTQHQPAIVFEDMGIDISDDESSPAPSATTLEIEVAAEPAILTSKACHAPPMPASPAASDSELDAIPKGSIALPATATTALPATTANVASVAPQTKTASAPAPDTSVPDVDKLEDAFPLLNEATTIAAKKKQKFGKVVGILLRALFDDTEIGPETTQASLDERRLNLIRRHILKHFIGEGGNALKTSLINVKITQAIKYLKKQADQDTSSGK; the protein is encoded by the exons ATGCTGTCAAGAGAACGTGGATCAAGAGAACGTGGATCAAGGGAACGTGGATCAGCGAACGTAACTGAAC AAACAAAGGCAGACATAAAGAGGAAAGAACTGGAATTCATCAAGCGCAAGGAGTCTTTGCTGTCACCAAAGGGACGTGCGAAACGTGCACAAAAGAAGCTTGACCCTGACTTCGCAGATGCAAATGAGAGCAAGAAAGTAACG CCCTCAACATCATCGCGTAATCCATCTGCAGTCATGAAGAAGGACGCAGAGAAAAAGAAAGTGCTTGGCCAAGCCAACAAAAATAGAGAAATTCTCGAAAAAATACGACAAAAACACAGTCTGAAG caatCAAGTGACGGTCCAGCTGTTGACCGTGGCAACCCAGTGAAGCCTTTAAGCGTGTCAACGTCCTCAGGCAGAAGTAGCAGCAGTCAGAAGACTGAA AAGCATTCAAACAAGACACCAACCACCACCAGTAAGAGTGACAGCAAGAGCAACAACCATCAAACGAAGAGGCATCATGTGGAAGTCCACGAGAATGAAAAG aaaaatcAACATCAAGAGCAACTTCGCTCTCAGCCAAAGAGATTAAAAGGGAGCTCTGGTGTGACAACATACGCAGAGTCATCTGAAACCAGCGACGAAGAAGGGCGACTCGTAGATCTTGGTGCGGATAGGCTTGCTTTTAAGGTGATGGCACTACGACGTGAGAAGGCCAGGCTACAGGAACATGTGAAGGAATACCAGGAGATGAATTATGTCCTGCAGAAAG AGCTGCCTGAATTGATTAAAACAAACAGCAAGTGCAAGGAATGCCAAGGCAAGATGCGAAAACAGCCAAGGACTCAACATCAGCCAGCTATTGTGTTTGAAGATATGGGAATAGACATATCTGATGACGAAAGCAGCCCAGCACCCTCTGCCACCACACTGGAAATTGAAGTGGCTGCCGAGCCAGCCATTTTAACTTCTAAAGCTTGCCATGCACCGCCTATGCCAGCATCACCTGCTGCTTCAGACTCAGAGTTGGATGCAATCCCTAAAGGAAGCATTGCCTTGCCTGCCACCGCTACCACTGCTTTGCCAGCCACCACCGCTAATGTTGCTTCAGTTGCTCCACAAACCAAAACTGCTTCTGCACCAGCACCAGACACTTCAGTTCCTGATGTTGACAAACTTGAG gacGCTTTTCCCTTGCTGAACGAAGCAACCACCATTGCAGCAAAGAAGAAACAGAAGTTTGGAAAAGTTGTGGGGATCCTCTTGCGTGCTCTTTTTGATGACACGGAGATAGGGCCAGAGACAACCCAAGCCTCCCTTGATGAAAGAAGGTTGAATCTAATAAGGC GGCATATTTTGAAGCACTTCATCGGTGAAGGTGGGAATGCTCTGAAAACATCGCTGATAAACGTTAAGATCACGCAGGCTATCAAGTACCTGAAAAAGCAAGCAGATCAAGATACTAGTAGTGGAAAGTAG
- the LOC135492473 gene encoding myb-like protein X isoform X1 — protein MLSRERGSRERGSRERGSANVTEQTKADIKRKELEFIKRKESLLSPKGRAKRAQKKLDPDFADANESKKVTPSTSSRNPSAVMKKDAEKKKVLGQANKNREILEKIRQKHSLKEQSSDGPAVDRGNPVKPLSVSTSSGRSSSSQKTEKHSNKTPTTTSKSDSKSNNHQTKRHHVEVHENEKKNQHQEQLRSQPKRLKGSSGVTTYAESSETSDEEGRLVDLGADRLAFKVMALRREKARLQEHVKEYQEMNYVLQKELPELIKTNSKCKECQGKMRKQPRTQHQPAIVFEDMGIDISDDESSPAPSATTLEIEVAAEPAILTSKACHAPPMPASPAASDSELDAIPKGSIALPATATTALPATTANVASVAPQTKTASAPAPDTSVPDVDKLEDAFPLLNEATTIAAKKKQKFGKVVGILLRALFDDTEIGPETTQASLDERRLNLIRRHILKHFIGEGGNALKTSLINVKITQAIKYLKKQADQDTSSGK, from the exons ATGCTGTCAAGAGAACGTGGATCAAGAGAACGTGGATCAAGGGAACGTGGATCAGCGAACGTAACTGAAC AAACAAAGGCAGACATAAAGAGGAAAGAACTGGAATTCATCAAGCGCAAGGAGTCTTTGCTGTCACCAAAGGGACGTGCGAAACGTGCACAAAAGAAGCTTGACCCTGACTTCGCAGATGCAAATGAGAGCAAGAAAGTAACG CCCTCAACATCATCGCGTAATCCATCTGCAGTCATGAAGAAGGACGCAGAGAAAAAGAAAGTGCTTGGCCAAGCCAACAAAAATAGAGAAATTCTCGAAAAAATACGACAAAAACACAGTCTGAAG gagcaatCAAGTGACGGTCCAGCTGTTGACCGTGGCAACCCAGTGAAGCCTTTAAGCGTGTCAACGTCCTCAGGCAGAAGTAGCAGCAGTCAGAAGACTGAA AAGCATTCAAACAAGACACCAACCACCACCAGTAAGAGTGACAGCAAGAGCAACAACCATCAAACGAAGAGGCATCATGTGGAAGTCCACGAGAATGAAAAG aaaaatcAACATCAAGAGCAACTTCGCTCTCAGCCAAAGAGATTAAAAGGGAGCTCTGGTGTGACAACATACGCAGAGTCATCTGAAACCAGCGACGAAGAAGGGCGACTCGTAGATCTTGGTGCGGATAGGCTTGCTTTTAAGGTGATGGCACTACGACGTGAGAAGGCCAGGCTACAGGAACATGTGAAGGAATACCAGGAGATGAATTATGTCCTGCAGAAAG AGCTGCCTGAATTGATTAAAACAAACAGCAAGTGCAAGGAATGCCAAGGCAAGATGCGAAAACAGCCAAGGACTCAACATCAGCCAGCTATTGTGTTTGAAGATATGGGAATAGACATATCTGATGACGAAAGCAGCCCAGCACCCTCTGCCACCACACTGGAAATTGAAGTGGCTGCCGAGCCAGCCATTTTAACTTCTAAAGCTTGCCATGCACCGCCTATGCCAGCATCACCTGCTGCTTCAGACTCAGAGTTGGATGCAATCCCTAAAGGAAGCATTGCCTTGCCTGCCACCGCTACCACTGCTTTGCCAGCCACCACCGCTAATGTTGCTTCAGTTGCTCCACAAACCAAAACTGCTTCTGCACCAGCACCAGACACTTCAGTTCCTGATGTTGACAAACTTGAG gacGCTTTTCCCTTGCTGAACGAAGCAACCACCATTGCAGCAAAGAAGAAACAGAAGTTTGGAAAAGTTGTGGGGATCCTCTTGCGTGCTCTTTTTGATGACACGGAGATAGGGCCAGAGACAACCCAAGCCTCCCTTGATGAAAGAAGGTTGAATCTAATAAGGC GGCATATTTTGAAGCACTTCATCGGTGAAGGTGGGAATGCTCTGAAAACATCGCTGATAAACGTTAAGATCACGCAGGCTATCAAGTACCTGAAAAAGCAAGCAGATCAAGATACTAGTAGTGGAAAGTAG